The Siansivirga zeaxanthinifaciens CC-SAMT-1 region TCAGGTGCTAATGATACAATTTTCATGAATTGTTTATCACGAAGCTCTCTAGCAACAGGACCAAATACACGTGTACCTCTCATTTCTCCCGCAGGATTTAAAAGCACACAAGCATTATCATCGAATCTAATATAAGATCCATCTGGTCTTCTTACTTCTTTTACAGTACGAACAACAACAGCTGTTGAAACTGCACCTTTTTTAACGTTTCCGTTTGGTGTAGCGTCTTTTACAGAAACAACAAT contains the following coding sequences:
- the rplN gene encoding 50S ribosomal protein L14 is translated as MVQQESRLKVADNTGAKEVLTIRVLGGTKRRYASVGDKIVVSVKDATPNGNVKKGAVSTAVVVRTVKEVRRPDGSYIRFDDNACVLLNPAGEMRGTRVFGPVARELRDKQFMKIVSLAPEVL